A genomic stretch from Papio anubis isolate 15944 chromosome 18, Panubis1.0, whole genome shotgun sequence includes:
- the LOC103880463 gene encoding metallothionein-2-like → MDPNCSCAAGDSCSCAGSCTCKECKCTSCKKSCCSRYRVGCAKCAQGYVCKGASETCSCCD, encoded by the exons ATGGACCCCAACTGCTCCTGCGCGGCTG GTGACTCCTGCTCCTGCGCCGGCTCCTGCACGTGCAAAGAGTGTAAATGCACCTCCTGCAAGAAGA GCTGCTGCTCCCGCTACCGCGTGGGCTGTGCCAAGTGTGCCCAGGGCTATGTCTGCAAAGGGGCGTCAGAGACATGCAGCTGCTGCGACTGA